In Mastacembelus armatus chromosome 4, fMasArm1.2, whole genome shotgun sequence, the following are encoded in one genomic region:
- the abhd8b gene encoding protein ABHD8 — translation MLTSFMEGLLCCLTSKSTNIVVPVETSESADGYEFVEVKPGRILRVRHILPDRSVVEEPTGQGGSVSCKRKITVYRNGQLFIENLGDRASAELKTCQNGQTEPNSTVEVEQTDCGNSSPPVGIPETRSDSVTAGNYKTSETGTGGDAPTAGETDQSQQPRKRRRKPRRTVVIDCERKISACKGTHSDVALFFIHGVGGSLDIWGSQLDFFSRLGYEVIAPDLAGHGASSAPQIAAAYTFYALAEDMKLIFNRYARKRNILIGHSYGVSFCTFLAHEYPEQIHKMVMINGGGPTALEPSLCSIFNLPTCVLHCLSPLLAWSFLKAGFAQQGAKEKQLLKENNAFNVSSFVLRAMMSGQYWPEGDEVYHAELTVPTLLVHGMHDKFVPVEEDQRMAEILIMAFLKVLEDGSHMVMMECPEAVNTLLHEFFLWEPTTPPPAKKESKTRPETAKTQSDNTKATSEPAKVRPATARETPSNGDAKEMPDSTTKK, via the exons ATGCTGACCAGCTTTATGGAAGGTCTTCTCTGCTGCCTGACCTCAAAGTCGACCAACATTGTGGTTCCTGTAGAAACTTCTGAATCTGCTGATGGCTACGAATTTGTGGAGGTCAAGCCAGGTCGCATTCTGCGGGTTCGACATATCCTCCCTGACCGGTCGGTGGTGGAGGAACCTACTGGGCAGGGTGGGAGTGTCAGCTGCAAACGGAAGATCACAGTATATCGTAATGGACAGCTGTTCATTGAGAACCTGGGTGACAGAGCGAGTGCAGAGCTGAAAACCTGCCAGAATGGACAGACAGAACCAAATAGCACAGTAGAGGTTGAACAGACAGACTGTGGTAACTCGTCACCCCCTGTCGGCATCCCTGAGACCAGGTCAGACTCTGTCACAGCCGGAAACTACAAGACATCTGAAACGGGGACAGGAGGAGATGCACCTACTGCTGGAGAGACTGACCAGTCCCAGCAACCCAGGAAGCGCAGGAGGAAGCCCAGGCGAACTGTGGTGATCGACTGTGAAAGAAAGATATCAGCGTGTAAAGGGACACATTCAGACGTGGCTCTTTTCTTCATCCATGGAGTGGGAGGCTCACTGGATATCTGGGGAAGCCAGTTGGATTTCTTTTCCAGGCTGGGCTATGAGGTGATCGCCCCAGATCTGGCAGGTCATGGAGCTAGCTCAGCGCCACAAATAGCTGCAGCCTACACTTTCTACGCCCTCGCTGAGGATATGAAACTAATCTTCAACAGATATGCACGCAAGAGGAATATTCTCATAGGACATTCTTATGG TGTGTCGTTCTGTACGTTCCTGGCCCACGAGTATCCGGAACAGATCCACAAGATGGTGATGATCAACGGAGGCGGACCCACAGCTTTGGAGCCCAGCCTTTGCTCCATCTTCAACCTGCCCACCTGCGTGCTTCACTGCCTCTCACCACTGCTGGCCTGGAGCTTTCTCAA GGCTGGCTTTGCTCAGCAGGGGGCCAAGgagaagcagctgctgaaaGAGAACAATGCCTTCAACGTGTCGTCCTTTGTGCTGCGCGCCATGATGAGTGGGCAGTACTGGCCTGAAGGAGACGAGGTTTACCATGCTGAGCTCACAGTGCCCACCCTGCTGGTTCACGGCATGCACGACAAGTTTGTCCCCGTCGAAGAAGACCAGCGCATGGCAGAG ATCCTCATAATGGCATTCCTCAAGGTCCTGGAGGACGGCAGTCACATGGTCATGATGGAGTGTCCTGAGGCTGTCAACACACTGCTGCATGAGTTTTTCCTCTGGGAGCCCACCACCCCTCCACCAGCAAAGAAAGAGTCCAAGACACGTCCAGAGACTGCCAAAACCCAAAGTGACAACACCAAGGCCACATCTGAGCCTGCCAAGGTCCGACCAGCAACTGCCAGGGAAACCCCATCAAACGGAGATGCAAAAGAGATGCCAGACAGCACAACCAAAAAGTGA